The following are from one region of the Cyclopterus lumpus isolate fCycLum1 chromosome 21, fCycLum1.pri, whole genome shotgun sequence genome:
- the pfkla gene encoding ATP-dependent 6-phosphofructokinase, liver type — translation MSSIDLEKLKMTGAGRAMAVLTSGGDAQGMNAAVRAVTRMGIYVGAKVYLIYEGYQGMVDGGDNIKLANWQSVSNIIQQGGTAIGSARCKAFTTREGRIAAAFNLVKKGITNLCVCGGDGSLTGANIFRCEWSSLLDELVQKGRITDTLAKQHAHLNIVGLVGSIDNDFCGTDMTIGADSALHRIMEIIDAIMTTAQSHQRTFVLEVMGRHCGYLALVSALASGADWLFIPEAPPQEGWEDRMCDRLEGSRTTGSRLNIIIIAEGAIDINGKPISSTYVKDLVVQRLGYDTRVTVLGHVQRGGTPSAFDRILSSKLGVEAVVALMEATPDTPPCAIGLSGNQAVRLPLMECVEMTKLVQIAMDEKRFEEAIKLRGGSFENNWKIYKLLSFQKPVQSESKVSLAVLNVGAPAAGMNAAVRSAVRLALTHGQKVYAVHDGFQGLADGKVVEMEWHSVAGWTGQGGSLLGTKRTLPEKHMEKIVETISKFNISALLVIGGFEGYAGVLQLFEARGRYDELCIPMCLIPATVSNNVPGTDFSLGADTAVNAAMEGCDKIKQSASGTKRRVFVVETMGGFCGYLATCTGIAVGADAAYIFEDPFNIQDLKTNVDHLTEKMKKDVQRGLVLRNEKCHENYTTDFIHRLYSSEGKGIFDCRVNVLGHLQQGGAPSPFDRNFGTKLGVRAIQWISERMTENFRQGRVFANSPSTACVLGLNRKVISFSPVTELKAVTDFEHRMPRVQWWFNLRPMLRMLARYQTSFCEYVPGEIEHVTRRSISIDHGF, via the exons ATGTCCTCGATAGACTTGGAGAAGCTGAAGATGACGGGTGCTGGTCGAGCTATGGCAGTGCTGACCAGCGGTGGAGATGCACAAG GGATGAATGCTGCTGTCCGAGCTGTGACCAGAATGGGCATCTATGTGGGGGCCAAGGTCTATCTTATATATGAG GGATACCAGGGCATGGTGGATGGGGGAGACAACATCAAACTGGCCAACTGGCAAAGTGTGTCCAACATCATCCAACAG GGTGGGACTGCGATAGGTAGCGCTCGATGCAAGGCCTTCACAACTCGGGAGGGCAGGATTGCTGCCGCCTTTAACCTGGTGAAGAAAGGCATTaccaacctgtgtgtgtgtggtggagacGGCAGCCTCACCGGAGCCAACATCTTTCGCTGTGAGTGGAGCAGTCTGCTGGATGAGCTCGTACAGAAAG gaagGATCACAGACACTCTGGCCAAGCAGCATGCCCACCTGAACATCGTGGGGCTTGTGGGCTCCATCGACAATGACTTCTGTGGTACTGACATGACCATCGGCGCCGACTCCGCGCTGCACCGCATCATGGAGATCATTGATGCCATCATGACCACGGCACAAAG CCACCAGCGCACTTTTGTTCTGGAGGTCATGGGTCGACACTGTGG ATATCTGGCCTTGGTGTCCGCGCTGGCATCCGGAGCAGACTGGCTCTTCATTCCAGAGGCTCCTCCTCAAGAGGGCTGGGAGGACCGTATGTGCGACCGTCTAGAGGGA AGCCGCACAACGGGGTCGAGACTCAACATTATAATTATCGCAGAGGGAGCCATCGACATAAATGGCAAACCCATCTCCTCAACCTACGTAAAAGAT CTGGTGGTACAGAGACTGGGCTATGATACCAGAGTGACAGTACTCGGCCATGTTCAGCGAGGAGGAACTCCCTCAGCATTTGACAGAATACTG AGCAGTAAGCTGGGTGTGGAGGCGGTGGTTGCCCTGATGGAGGCCACTCCCGACACTCCCCCGTGTGCCATCGGCCTGTCGGGTAACCAGGCTGTTCGTCTGCCTCTAATGGAGTGTGTGGAGATG ACTAAATTGGTGCAGATTGCCATGGACGAGAAGAGGTTTGAAGAAGCTATCAAACTGCGTGGAGG GAGTTTCGAGAACAACTGGAAAATCTACAAGCTTCTTTCCTTCCAGAAGCCCGTCCAGTCGGAG AGCAAGGTCTCCTTGGCTGTCCTGAACGTGGGCGCTCCGGCTGCAGGGATGAACGCAGCGGTGAGGTCTGCTGTGAGGCTAGCGCTCACTCATGGTCAGAAGGTCTACGCTGTCCACGACGGCTTTCAAGGACTCGCCGATGGAAAG GTTGTTGAGATGGAATGGCACAGTGTGGCGGGATGGACGGGCCAAGGGGGCTCACTGCTGGGGACCAAGCG AACTCTTCCAGAGAAACACATGGAGAAGATTGTGGAGACCATCAGCAAGTTCAACATCTCAGCTCTGCTCGTAATTGGAGGGTTTGAG GGGTACGCAGGTGTGCTGCAGCTGTTTGAAGCCCGGGGTCGCTATGATGAGCTCTGCATCCCTATGTGTCTCATCCCGGCGACTGTCAGCAACAACGTCCCTGGAACTGACTTCAGCCTGGGAGCAGACACGGCTGTCAATGCTGCCATGGAG GGTTGCGACAAGATCAAGCAGTCTGCCTCTGGGACCAAGAGGCGAGTGTTTGTGGTGGAGACGATGGGTGGGTTCTGTGGATACCTGGCGACCTGCACTGGTATAGCTGTGGGTGCTGACGCAGCCTACATCTTTGAAGACCCCTTCAACATTCAGGACCTGAAG ACCAATGTGGATCATTTGACGGAAAAGATGAAGAAGGACGTCCAGCGGGGTCTCGTACTGAG GAATGAAAAATGCCATGAAAACTACACGACAGATTTCATCCATAGGCTGTACTCGTCCGAGGGGAAGGGCATCTTTGACTGCAGAGTCAATGTGCTGGGGCACCTTCAGCAG GGAGGGGCACCTTCTCCCTTTGATAGAAATTTTGGCACCAAGTTGGGTGTGAGGGCTATCCAGTGGATTTCAGAGAGAATGACTGAAAACTTCCGTCAAG GCCGCGTGTTCGCCAACTCACCGAGTACAGCATGTGTGCTTGGCCTCAACAGGAAGGTCATCTCATTCAGCCCCGTCACTGAACTGAAGGCTGTGACGGATTTTGA GCACCGGATGCCCAGGGTCCAGTGGTGGTTTAATCTTCGGCCGATGCTAAGAATGTTGGCCAGGTACCAAACCAGCTTCTGTGAATATGTCCCTGGAGAGATTGAACATGTGACTCGACGCTCCATCAGCATTGACCATGGGTTCTAG
- the si:ch211-45c16.2 gene encoding mitogen-activated protein kinase kinase kinase 13, producing the protein MQMHDTMGSSPEVLSWTSCPSLLVGKLKEELKHTVVGENVKKSSSPNSQPQPPQAPLSILPPQIITDLAPPTQLPVPLQTLQTPGPDEDSVLGGISPPNTALSVDSTRSEGGHFDNSVLQLQEQDHEEAGSPASCEHGCGSGMEEQVGEGNCPIDHSGEGRQCHHHHPDDIKLHFQRAGPGSGGFLEGLFGCLRPVWNIIGKTYSTEYKLQQQDMWEVPFEEISELQWLGSGAQGAVFLGKFRSEEVAIKKVREQKETDIKPLRKLKHPNIISFRGVCTQAPCYCIIMEYCAQGQLYEVLRAGRKVTPRMLVDWATGIASGMNYLHLHKIIHRDLKSPNVLVTYNDTVKISDFGTSKELSDKSTKMSFAGTVAWMAPEVIRNEPVSEKVDIWSFGVVLWELLTGEIPYKDVDSSAIIWGVGSNSLHLPVPSTCPDGFKILMKQTWQSKPRNRPSFRQILLHLDIASADVLGAPQETYFKSQSEWREEVRKHFEKIKSEGTCIHRLDEELIRRRRDELRHALDIREHYERKLERANNLYMELSAIMLQLEVREKELMRREQAVEKKYPGSYKRHLVRPIVRTNAVEKLIKKKGSMSHKPGMPPTKRPDLLRSDGIPSLDPLPSPSPLSASPKVSTPPGKARYRSKPRHRRANSKGSHSEFPGLLKPLAGALEDTQSLQEQPFLHHHHHHPQTEGPFLPLKGREEAVVNCANNLRYFGPAAALRSPQTDHLQRRVSGSSPDLISTAVDADTRQRTSSASSNLVPGASAGTLCPCCQAHPFPGCLHCQETPPASSHPELPHYSLLNTQEGTASSLGAPSKDAASNGEATKKAQPQQLEASRRTHTLLTALPRTLRPLRKGGDESSEEEEGEVDSEVEFPRRQRPHRCMSGFQSYSTFSSENLSVSDGEEGNTSDHSHSGPLERLSTSQEEHLDELLSHTPDIPIDISTQSDGLSDKECAVRRVKTQISLGKLCSDEHSYENPLQFGDSDCDTSEAECSDATIRNNKVGAPSSW; encoded by the exons ATGCAAATGCACGACACAATGGGTAGTTCCCCTGAGGTGCTCTCGTGGACTTCCTGCCCCAGTCTGCTGGTGGgcaagctgaaggaggagctcaAACACACCGTGGTTGGGGAAAACGTGAAGAAATCAAGCTCGCCCAACTCCCAACCTCAGCCTCCTCAGGCCCCTCTGTCCATCCTACCTCCTCAGATTATCACAGACCTTGCGCCGCCAACACAGCTGCCTGTTCCCCTGCAGACTCTGCAGACGCCTGGCCCGGACGAGGACTCAGTGCTGGGGGGTATAAGTCCCCCAAACACAGCCTTGAGTGTGGACTCAACACGAAGTGAGGGTGGGCACTTTGACAACAGCGTGCTCCAGCTGCAGGAGCAGGACCACGAGGAAGCTGGATCGCCGGCCTCCTGTGAGCACGGGTGTGGCAGCGggatggaggagcaggtggGGGAAGGAAACTGTCCCATTGACCACAGTGGAGAGGGGAGGCAGtgccaccaccatcaccctGATGACATCAAGCTGCACTTTCAGAGAGCGGGGCCTGGGTCGGGTGGGTTCTTAGAGGGGCTGTTTGGTTGTCTTCGGCCTGTCTGGAACATCATAGGGAAGACCTACTCGACAGAATACAAGCTACAACAGCAAG ACATGTGGGAGGTGCCATTTGAGGAGATTTCTGAGTTGCAGTGGCTGGGCAGCGGTGCACAGGGAGCTGTCTTTTTAGGCAAGTTCCGGTCTGAGGAGGTGGCCATCAAGAAGGTGCGCGAGCAGAAAGAGACGGACATTAAACCCCTGCGAAAACTCAAGCATCCAAATATCATCAGCTTCAG GGGTGTGTGCACCCAGGCGCCTTGTTACTGCATCATCATGGAGTACTGTGCCCAGGGCCAGCTGTATGAGGTGCTGAGAGCGGGGAGGAAAGTGACTCCCAGGATGCTGGTGGACTGGGCCACAGGCATCGCCAGCGGCATGAACTACCTTCACCTGCACAAGATCATTCACAGAGATCTCAAGTCTCCCAA tGTTTTGGTCACCTACAACGACACTGTGAAAATCTCAGACTTTGGAACGTCCAAAGAGCTCAGTGACAAAAGTACAAAGATGTCATTTGCGGGTACGGTGGCCTGGATGGCCCCAGAAGTGATAAGAAATGAGCCTGTGTCTGAAAAAGTAGACATCTG GTCATTTGGAGTCGTGTTGTGGGAACTTCTGACCGGAGAGATTCCCTACAAAGATGTGGACTCCTCAGCCATCATTTGGGGTGTTGGCAGCAACAGTCTTCACCTTCCTGTCCCCTCAACCTGCCCGGATGGCTTCAAAATCCTCATGAAACAAACATG GCAAAGCAAGCCCAGAAATAGGCCTTCATTTCGTCAGATCCTCTTACACCTCGACATTGCCTCTGCTGATGTCTTAGGAGCTCCTCAAGAGACCTACTTCAAGTCTCAG TCAgaatggagagaggaagtgaggaaacATTTTGAGAAGATCAAAAGTGAAGGCACCTGTATCCACAGGCTGGACGAGGAGCTGATCCGACGCAGGCGGGATGAACTCAG GCACGCACTGGACATCCGGGAGCACTatgagaggaagctggagagagCCAACAACCTCTATATGGAGCTCAGTGCCATCATGTTGCAGCTGGAGGTCCGAGAGAAAGAACTAATGAG GAGAGAGCAGGCAGTGGAGAAGAAATATCCTGGGTCCTATAAGCGTCACCTTGTCAGACCCATCGTCAGGACCAACGCTGTCGAGAAGCTCATTAAGAAGAAAGGAAGCATGTCTCACAAGCCTGGGATGCCGCCCACTAAAAG ACCAGACTTGCTCCGTTCTGATGGCATCCCCAGCCTCGACCCACTCCCCTCCCCATCACCTCTATCAGCCAGCCCGAAGGTCTCCACACCTCCTGGCAAAGCCCGTTACCGAAGCAAGCCACGTCACCGCCGGGCCAACAGTAAAGGAAGCCACAGCGAGTTCCCCGGGCTGCTGAAGCCTCTTGCTGGTGCTTTAGAAGACACCCAGTCTCTCCAGGAGCAGCCgttcctccatcaccaccaccaccacccacaaaCCGAGGGGCCCTTCCTCCCCTTAAAGGGCCGGGAGGAGGCCGTTGTCAACTGTGCCAACAACCTGCGCTACTTCGGCCCCGCTGCTGCCCTCCGTAGCCCTCAGACAGACCACCTCCAGCGCCGCGTTTCTGGATCCAGCCCTGACCTCATATCCACTGCTGTGGATGCAGATACGCGACAGCGGACTTCGTCCGCCAGCTCCAATCTTGTTCCGGGTGCTAGTGCTGGTACTTTGTGTCCCTGCTGCCAGGCTCACCCCTTCCCTGGCTGCCTACACTGTCAGGAGACCCCTCCTGCATCAAGCCATCCAGAGTTGCCGCACTACTCCCTGCTCAACACCCAGGAAGGCACTGCATCTTCTTTAGGGGCTCCCAGCAAAGATGCAGCCTCAAATGGAGAGGCCACAAAGAAGGCTCAGCCACAACAACTAGAGGCATCCCGGCGCACTCACACTCTGCTCACTGCACTGCCCCGCACCCTCAGACCTCTCAGGAAG GGTGGTGACGAGtcatctgaagaggaagagggtgaggTTGACAGTGAAGTGGAGTTTCCAAGGAGACAGAG ACCTCATCGCTGTATGAGCGGCTTCCAGTCCTACTCCACATTCAGCTCAGAGAACCTGTCGGTGTctgatggagaggagggaaaCACCAGTGACCACTCCCACAGCGGGCCCCTGGAGAGGCTGAGCACCAGTCAGGAGGAACATCTGGATGagctgctgtcacacacaccgGACATCCCCATCGACATCTCCACCCAGTCAGATGGGCTCTCTGACAAGGAGTGCGCTGTGCGCAGGGTGAAGACCCAGATCTCACTGGGGAAACTGTGCTCCGACGAACACAGCTACGAG AATCCACTGCAGTTTGGGGATTCAGACTGCGATACATCAGAAGCGGAGTGTTCCGATGCCACCATCAGAAACAACAAAGTCGGGGCTCCTTCCTCGTGGTGA